A DNA window from Camelina sativa cultivar DH55 chromosome 17, Cs, whole genome shotgun sequence contains the following coding sequences:
- the LOC104754797 gene encoding probable alpha,alpha-trehalose-phosphate synthase [UDP-forming] 7 isoform X1, with amino-acid sequence MISRSYTNLLDLASGNFPVMGRERRRLPRVMTVPGNVSEFDEDQAYSVSSDNPSSVSSDRMIIVANRLPLKAEKRNGSWSFSWDQDSLYLQLKDGLPEDMEILYVGSLSVDVDSHEQDDVAQILLDKFKCVPTFFPPDLQSKFYDGFCKRQLWPLFHYMLPFSADHGGRFDRSLWEAYVATNKLFFQKVIEVINPDDDFVWIHDYHLMVLPTFLRRRFNRIRMGFFLHSPFPSSEIYRSLPVREEILKALLNSDLIGFHTFDYARHFLTCCSRMLGLEYQSKRGYIGLEYYGRTVGIKIMPVGINMGRIQSVMRYSEEEGKVTELRNRFEGKTVLLGIDDMDIFKGINLKLLAMEQMLRQHSNWRGRAVLVQIVNPARGKGIDVDEIRGEIEESCRRINGEFGKPGYQPIIYIDTPVSINEINAYYHIAECVVVTAVRDGMNLTPYEYIVCRQGLLGSESDFSGPKKSMLVASEFIGCSPSLSGAIRVNPWNVEATGEALNEALSMSDAEKQLRHEKHFRYVSTHDVAYWSRSFLQDLERICVDHFKKRCWGMGISFGFRVVALDPNFRKLSIPCIVSDYKRAKSRAILLDYDGTLMPQNSINKAPSQEVLNFLDALCEDKKNSIFIVSGRGRESLGKWFTPCKNIGIAAEHGYFLRWSGNEEWETCGQNSDFGWMQIVEPVMKQYTESTDGSSIEIKESALVWQYRDADPGFGSLQAKEMLEHLESVLANEPVAVKSGHYIVEVKPQGVSKGSVSEKIFSSMAEKGKPVDFVLCIGDDRSDEDMFEAIGNAMSKRLLCDNALVFACTVGQKPSKAKYYLDDTTEVTSMLESLAEASEASNFSMRELDDAL; translated from the exons ATGATTTCTAGGTCGTACACGAATTTATTAGACTTGGCATCAGGGAATTTCCCTGTCATGGGAAGGGAGCGTAGGCGGCTTCCTAGAGTAATGACAGTTCCTGGTAATGTGTCTGAGTTCGATGAAGATCAAGCATATAGTGTCTCTTCCGATAAcccttcctctgtttcctctgatCGAATGATCATTGTTGCTAACCGCCTCCCGTTGAAGGCCGAGAAACGGAATGGGAGCTGGAGTTTTAGTTGGGATCAAGATTCTTTGTATCTGCAGCTTAAGGACGGTTTGCCTGAGGATATGGAGATATTGTATGTTGGATCTTTGAGCGTTGATGTTGATTCACATGAACAAGACGACGTGGCGCAGATACTCTTGGACAAATTCAAATGTGTTCCGACGTTTTTCCCACCTGATTTGCAATCTAAATTTTACGACGGTTTCTGCAAGAGACAGCTGTGGCCACTCTTTCATTACATGCTTCCGTTTTCAGCTGATCATGGTGGAAGATTTGATAGGTCTCTTTGGGAAGCTTATGTGGCGACTAATAAGCTCTTCTTCCAGAAAGTTATCGAGGTTATCAATCCGGATGATGATTTTGTCTGGATTCATGACTACCATTTGATGGTCTTGCCGACGTTTCTGAGAAGACGGTTTAACAGGATAAGGATGGGATTTTTCCTTCACAGTCCCTTCCCCTCTTCTGAGATATACCGGTCTCTGCCTGTTCGGGAGGAGATACTTAAGGCGTTACTAAACAGTGACCTTATTGGCTTTCACACTTTCGATTATGCTCGTCACTTCCTTACTTGCTGCAGTCGGATGTTGGGTCTTGAGTACCAGTCTAAGAGAGGCTACATTGGCCTTGAGTATTACGGGAGGACTGTGGGAATCAAGATCATGCCAGTCGGGATCAACATGGGTCGGATTCAGTCTGTGATGAGATATTCAGAAGAGGAGGGTAAGGTGACGGAGCTCAGAAATCGTTTCGAAGGTAAGACTGTGTTGCTTGGTATCGATGACATGGATATTTTCAAGGGTATAAACCTGAAGCTTTTAGCAATGGAACAAATGCTGAGGCAGCACTCAAATTGGAGGGGAAGGGCCGTTCTGGTTCAAATTGTAAATCCCGCTAGGGGTAAAGGTATTGATGTAGACGAAATACGCGGTGAGATCGAAGAAAGCTGCAGGAGGATCAATGGAGAGTTTGGGAAACCTGGATATCAGCCTATCATATATATTGATACTCCGGTTTCGATTAATGAAATAAATGCCTATTACCATATTGCTGAGTGTGTAGTCGTTACAGCTGTTAGAGATG GTATGAACCTTACTCCCTACGAATATATTGTTTGTAGACAGGGTTTACTTGGATCTGAATCAGATTTTAGTGGCCCAAAGAAGAGCATGTTGGTTGCATCAGAGTTTATTGGATGTTCTCCTTCGCTTAGTGGGGCTATACGCGTAAACCCATGGAACGTTGAAGCGACTGGAGAAGCCTTAAATGAGGCCCTTTCAATGAGTGATGCTGAGAAACAGCTGCGACATGAGAAACATTTCCGGTATGTTAGTACTCACGATGTAGCTTATTGGTCAAGAAGTTTCTTGCAAGACCTAGAGAGGATATGTGTGGACCATTTCAAGAAAAGGTGTTGGGGGATGGGGATTAGTTTTGGTTTCAGAGTTGTGGCACTCGATCCTAATTTTAGAAAGCTTTCAATACCGTGCATTGTGTCGGACTACAAAAGGGCGAAAAGCAGAGCTATACTGTTGGATTATGATGGCACTCTGATGCCTCAAAACTCCATCAATAAAGCTCCAAGCCAGGAAGTTCTTAACTTCTTGGATGCACTTTGCGAGGACAAGAAGAATTCAATTTTCATTGTCAGCGGAAGAGGGAGGGAGAGCTTAGGCAAGTGGTTCACGCCGTGCAAAAACATTGGAATTGCGGCGGAACATGGATACTTCTTGAG GTGGTCAGGCAATGAAGAATGGGAAACATGTGGGCAGAACTCTGATTTTGGGTGGATGCAGATCGTGGAACCTGTAATGAAACAGTACACTGAATCTACCGATGGCTCTTCCATTGAAATCAAAGAGAGTGCTTTGGTTTGGCAATATCGGGATGCGGATCCAGGCTTTGGTTCGTTACAAGCAAAGGAAATGTTAGAGCATCTAGAGAGTGTTCTAGCTAACGAGCCAGTGGCAGTCAAAAGCGGTCACTACATTGTAGAAGTCAAGCCTCAG GGAGTCAGCAAAGGATCCGTGTCAGAAAAGATATTTTCATCAATGGCTGAAAAGGGAAAACCGGTTGATTTTGTGCTATGTATTGGAGATGACCGATCTGATGAAGACATGTTTGAAGCGATTGGTAATGCGATGTCGAAAAGGTTACTGTGTGATAATGCTCTAGTCTTTGCATGCACAGTTGGGCAAAAGCCAAGCAAGGCTAAATACTACTTGGACGATACTACTGAAGTGACAAGCATGCTTGAATCTCTAGCTGAGGCATCAGAG GCTTCAAACTTCTCTATGCGTGAACTTGATGATGCACTTTGA
- the LOC104754797 gene encoding probable alpha,alpha-trehalose-phosphate synthase [UDP-forming] 7 isoform X3 gives MISRSYTNLLDLASGNFPVMGRERRRLPRVMTVPGNVSEFDEDQAYSVSSDNPSSVSSDRMIIVANRLPLKAEKRNGSWSFSWDQDSLYLQLKDGLPEDMEILYVGSLSVDVDSHEQDDVAQILLDKFKCVPTFFPPDLQSKFYDGFCKRQLWPLFHYMLPFSADHGGRFDRSLWEAYVATNKLFFQKVIEVINPDDDFVWIHDYHLMVLPTFLRRRFNRIRMGFFLHSPFPSSEIYRSLPVREEILKALLNSDLIGFHTFDYARHFLTCCSRMLGLEYQSKRGYIGLEYYGRTVGIKIMPVGINMGRIQSVMRYSEEEGKVTELRNRFEGKTVLLGIDDMDIFKGINLKLLAMEQMLRQHSNWRGRAVLVQIVNPARGKGIDVDEIRGEIEESCRRINGEFGKPGYQPIIYIDTPVSINEINAYYHIAECVVVTAVRDGMNLTPYEYIVCRQGLLGSESDFSGPKKSMLVASEFIGCSPSLSGAIRVNPWNVEATGEALNEALSMSDAEKQLRHEKHFRYVSTHDVAYWSRSFLQDLERICVDHFKKRCWGMGISFGFRVVALDPNFRKLSIPCIVSDYKRAKSRAILLDYDGTLMPQNSINKAPSQEVLNFLDALCEDKKNSIFIVSGRGRESLGKWFTPCKNIGIAAEHGYFLRWSGNEEWETCGQNSDFGWMQIVEPVMKQYTESTDGSSIEIKESALVWQYRDADPGFGSLQAKEMLEHLESVLANEPVAVKSGHYIVEVKPQGVSKGSVSEKIFSSMAEKGKPVDFVLCIGDDRSDEDMFEAIGNAMSKRLLCDNALVFACTVGQKPSKAKYYLDDTTEVTSMLESLAEASEASNFSMRELDDAL, from the exons ATGATTTCGAG GTCGTACACGAATTTATTAGACTTGGCATCAGGGAATTTCCCTGTCATGGGAAGGGAGCGTAGGCGGCTTCCTAGAGTAATGACAGTTCCTGGTAATGTGTCTGAGTTCGATGAAGATCAAGCATATAGTGTCTCTTCCGATAAcccttcctctgtttcctctgatCGAATGATCATTGTTGCTAACCGCCTCCCGTTGAAGGCCGAGAAACGGAATGGGAGCTGGAGTTTTAGTTGGGATCAAGATTCTTTGTATCTGCAGCTTAAGGACGGTTTGCCTGAGGATATGGAGATATTGTATGTTGGATCTTTGAGCGTTGATGTTGATTCACATGAACAAGACGACGTGGCGCAGATACTCTTGGACAAATTCAAATGTGTTCCGACGTTTTTCCCACCTGATTTGCAATCTAAATTTTACGACGGTTTCTGCAAGAGACAGCTGTGGCCACTCTTTCATTACATGCTTCCGTTTTCAGCTGATCATGGTGGAAGATTTGATAGGTCTCTTTGGGAAGCTTATGTGGCGACTAATAAGCTCTTCTTCCAGAAAGTTATCGAGGTTATCAATCCGGATGATGATTTTGTCTGGATTCATGACTACCATTTGATGGTCTTGCCGACGTTTCTGAGAAGACGGTTTAACAGGATAAGGATGGGATTTTTCCTTCACAGTCCCTTCCCCTCTTCTGAGATATACCGGTCTCTGCCTGTTCGGGAGGAGATACTTAAGGCGTTACTAAACAGTGACCTTATTGGCTTTCACACTTTCGATTATGCTCGTCACTTCCTTACTTGCTGCAGTCGGATGTTGGGTCTTGAGTACCAGTCTAAGAGAGGCTACATTGGCCTTGAGTATTACGGGAGGACTGTGGGAATCAAGATCATGCCAGTCGGGATCAACATGGGTCGGATTCAGTCTGTGATGAGATATTCAGAAGAGGAGGGTAAGGTGACGGAGCTCAGAAATCGTTTCGAAGGTAAGACTGTGTTGCTTGGTATCGATGACATGGATATTTTCAAGGGTATAAACCTGAAGCTTTTAGCAATGGAACAAATGCTGAGGCAGCACTCAAATTGGAGGGGAAGGGCCGTTCTGGTTCAAATTGTAAATCCCGCTAGGGGTAAAGGTATTGATGTAGACGAAATACGCGGTGAGATCGAAGAAAGCTGCAGGAGGATCAATGGAGAGTTTGGGAAACCTGGATATCAGCCTATCATATATATTGATACTCCGGTTTCGATTAATGAAATAAATGCCTATTACCATATTGCTGAGTGTGTAGTCGTTACAGCTGTTAGAGATG GTATGAACCTTACTCCCTACGAATATATTGTTTGTAGACAGGGTTTACTTGGATCTGAATCAGATTTTAGTGGCCCAAAGAAGAGCATGTTGGTTGCATCAGAGTTTATTGGATGTTCTCCTTCGCTTAGTGGGGCTATACGCGTAAACCCATGGAACGTTGAAGCGACTGGAGAAGCCTTAAATGAGGCCCTTTCAATGAGTGATGCTGAGAAACAGCTGCGACATGAGAAACATTTCCGGTATGTTAGTACTCACGATGTAGCTTATTGGTCAAGAAGTTTCTTGCAAGACCTAGAGAGGATATGTGTGGACCATTTCAAGAAAAGGTGTTGGGGGATGGGGATTAGTTTTGGTTTCAGAGTTGTGGCACTCGATCCTAATTTTAGAAAGCTTTCAATACCGTGCATTGTGTCGGACTACAAAAGGGCGAAAAGCAGAGCTATACTGTTGGATTATGATGGCACTCTGATGCCTCAAAACTCCATCAATAAAGCTCCAAGCCAGGAAGTTCTTAACTTCTTGGATGCACTTTGCGAGGACAAGAAGAATTCAATTTTCATTGTCAGCGGAAGAGGGAGGGAGAGCTTAGGCAAGTGGTTCACGCCGTGCAAAAACATTGGAATTGCGGCGGAACATGGATACTTCTTGAG GTGGTCAGGCAATGAAGAATGGGAAACATGTGGGCAGAACTCTGATTTTGGGTGGATGCAGATCGTGGAACCTGTAATGAAACAGTACACTGAATCTACCGATGGCTCTTCCATTGAAATCAAAGAGAGTGCTTTGGTTTGGCAATATCGGGATGCGGATCCAGGCTTTGGTTCGTTACAAGCAAAGGAAATGTTAGAGCATCTAGAGAGTGTTCTAGCTAACGAGCCAGTGGCAGTCAAAAGCGGTCACTACATTGTAGAAGTCAAGCCTCAG GGAGTCAGCAAAGGATCCGTGTCAGAAAAGATATTTTCATCAATGGCTGAAAAGGGAAAACCGGTTGATTTTGTGCTATGTATTGGAGATGACCGATCTGATGAAGACATGTTTGAAGCGATTGGTAATGCGATGTCGAAAAGGTTACTGTGTGATAATGCTCTAGTCTTTGCATGCACAGTTGGGCAAAAGCCAAGCAAGGCTAAATACTACTTGGACGATACTACTGAAGTGACAAGCATGCTTGAATCTCTAGCTGAGGCATCAGAG GCTTCAAACTTCTCTATGCGTGAACTTGATGATGCACTTTGA
- the LOC104754797 gene encoding probable alpha,alpha-trehalose-phosphate synthase [UDP-forming] 7 isoform X4, translating into MLPFSADHGGRFDRSLWEAYVATNKLFFQKVIEVINPDDDFVWIHDYHLMVLPTFLRRRFNRIRMGFFLHSPFPSSEIYRSLPVREEILKALLNSDLIGFHTFDYARHFLTCCSRMLGLEYQSKRGYIGLEYYGRTVGIKIMPVGINMGRIQSVMRYSEEEGKVTELRNRFEGKTVLLGIDDMDIFKGINLKLLAMEQMLRQHSNWRGRAVLVQIVNPARGKGIDVDEIRGEIEESCRRINGEFGKPGYQPIIYIDTPVSINEINAYYHIAECVVVTAVRDGMNLTPYEYIVCRQGLLGSESDFSGPKKSMLVASEFIGCSPSLSGAIRVNPWNVEATGEALNEALSMSDAEKQLRHEKHFRYVSTHDVAYWSRSFLQDLERICVDHFKKRCWGMGISFGFRVVALDPNFRKLSIPCIVSDYKRAKSRAILLDYDGTLMPQNSINKAPSQEVLNFLDALCEDKKNSIFIVSGRGRESLGKWFTPCKNIGIAAEHGYFLRWSGNEEWETCGQNSDFGWMQIVEPVMKQYTESTDGSSIEIKESALVWQYRDADPGFGSLQAKEMLEHLESVLANEPVAVKSGHYIVEVKPQGVSKGSVSEKIFSSMAEKGKPVDFVLCIGDDRSDEDMFEAIGNAMSKRLLCDNALVFACTVGQKPSKAKYYLDDTTEVTSMLESLAEASEASNFSMRELDDAL; encoded by the exons ATGCTTCCGTTTTCAGCTGATCATGGTGGGAGATTTGATAGGTCTCTTTGGGAAGCTTATGTTGCGACTAATAAGCTCTTCTTCCAGAAAGTAATCGAGGTTATAAATCcagatgatgattttgtttggattcatGACTACCATTTGATGGTCTTGCCA ACGTTTCTGAGAAGACGGTTTAACAGGATAAGGATGGGATTTTTCCTTCACAGTCCCTTCCCCTCTTCTGAGATATACCGGTCTCTGCCTGTTCGGGAGGAGATACTTAAGGCGTTACTAAACAGTGACCTTATTGGCTTTCACACTTTCGATTATGCTCGTCACTTCCTTACTTGCTGCAGTCGGATGTTGGGTCTTGAGTACCAGTCTAAGAGAGGCTACATTGGCCTTGAGTATTACGGGAGGACTGTGGGAATCAAGATCATGCCAGTCGGGATCAACATGGGTCGGATTCAGTCTGTGATGAGATATTCAGAAGAGGAGGGTAAGGTGACGGAGCTCAGAAATCGTTTCGAAGGTAAGACTGTGTTGCTTGGTATCGATGACATGGATATTTTCAAGGGTATAAACCTGAAGCTTTTAGCAATGGAACAAATGCTGAGGCAGCACTCAAATTGGAGGGGAAGGGCCGTTCTGGTTCAAATTGTAAATCCCGCTAGGGGTAAAGGTATTGATGTAGACGAAATACGCGGTGAGATCGAAGAAAGCTGCAGGAGGATCAATGGAGAGTTTGGGAAACCTGGATATCAGCCTATCATATATATTGATACTCCGGTTTCGATTAATGAAATAAATGCCTATTACCATATTGCTGAGTGTGTAGTCGTTACAGCTGTTAGAGATG GTATGAACCTTACTCCCTACGAATATATTGTTTGTAGACAGGGTTTACTTGGATCTGAATCAGATTTTAGTGGCCCAAAGAAGAGCATGTTGGTTGCATCAGAGTTTATTGGATGTTCTCCTTCGCTTAGTGGGGCTATACGCGTAAACCCATGGAACGTTGAAGCGACTGGAGAAGCCTTAAATGAGGCCCTTTCAATGAGTGATGCTGAGAAACAGCTGCGACATGAGAAACATTTCCGGTATGTTAGTACTCACGATGTAGCTTATTGGTCAAGAAGTTTCTTGCAAGACCTAGAGAGGATATGTGTGGACCATTTCAAGAAAAGGTGTTGGGGGATGGGGATTAGTTTTGGTTTCAGAGTTGTGGCACTCGATCCTAATTTTAGAAAGCTTTCAATACCGTGCATTGTGTCGGACTACAAAAGGGCGAAAAGCAGAGCTATACTGTTGGATTATGATGGCACTCTGATGCCTCAAAACTCCATCAATAAAGCTCCAAGCCAGGAAGTTCTTAACTTCTTGGATGCACTTTGCGAGGACAAGAAGAATTCAATTTTCATTGTCAGCGGAAGAGGGAGGGAGAGCTTAGGCAAGTGGTTCACGCCGTGCAAAAACATTGGAATTGCGGCGGAACATGGATACTTCTTGAG GTGGTCAGGCAATGAAGAATGGGAAACATGTGGGCAGAACTCTGATTTTGGGTGGATGCAGATCGTGGAACCTGTAATGAAACAGTACACTGAATCTACCGATGGCTCTTCCATTGAAATCAAAGAGAGTGCTTTGGTTTGGCAATATCGGGATGCGGATCCAGGCTTTGGTTCGTTACAAGCAAAGGAAATGTTAGAGCATCTAGAGAGTGTTCTAGCTAACGAGCCAGTGGCAGTCAAAAGCGGTCACTACATTGTAGAAGTCAAGCCTCAG GGAGTCAGCAAAGGATCCGTGTCAGAAAAGATATTTTCATCAATGGCTGAAAAGGGAAAACCGGTTGATTTTGTGCTATGTATTGGAGATGACCGATCTGATGAAGACATGTTTGAAGCGATTGGTAATGCGATGTCGAAAAGGTTACTGTGTGATAATGCTCTAGTCTTTGCATGCACAGTTGGGCAAAAGCCAAGCAAGGCTAAATACTACTTGGACGATACTACTGAAGTGACAAGCATGCTTGAATCTCTAGCTGAGGCATCAGAG GCTTCAAACTTCTCTATGCGTGAACTTGATGATGCACTTTGA
- the LOC104754797 gene encoding probable alpha,alpha-trehalose-phosphate synthase [UDP-forming] 7 isoform X2, translating into MISRSYTNLLDLASGNFPVMGRERRRLPRVMTVPGNVSEFDEDQAYSVSSDNPSSVSSDRMIIVANRLPLKAEKRNGSWSFSWDQDSLYLQLKDGLPEDMEILYVGSLSVDVDSHEQDDVAQILLDKFKCVPTFFPPDLQSKFYDGFCKRQLWPLFHYMLPFSADHGGRFDRSLWEAYVATNKLFFQKVIEVINPDDDFVWIHDYHLMVLPTFLRRRFNRIRMGFFLHSPFPSSEIYRSLPVREEILKALLNSDLIGFHTFDYARHFLTCCSRMLGLEYQSKRGYIGLEYYGRTVGIKIMPVGINMGRIQSVMRYSEEEGKVTELRNRFEGKTVLLGIDDMDIFKGINLKLLAMEQMLRQHSNWRGRAVLVQIVNPARGKGIDVDEIRGEIEESCRRINGEFGKPGYQPIIYIDTPVSINEINAYYHIAECVVVTAVRDGMNLTPYEYIVCRQGLLGSESDFSGPKKSMLVASEFIGCSPSLSGAIRVNPWNVEATGEALNEALSMSDAEKQLRHEKHFRYVSTHDVAYWSRSFLQDLERICVDHFKKRCWGMGISFGFRVVALDPNFRKLSIPCIVSDYKRAKSRAILLDYDGTLMPQNSINKAPSQEVLNFLDALCEDKKNSIFIVSGRGRESLGKWFTPCKNIGIAAEHGYFLRWSGNEEWETCGQNSDFGWMQIVEPVMKQYTESTDGSSIEIKESALVWQYRDADPGFGSLQAKEMLEHLESVLANEPVAVKSGHYIVEVKPQGVSKGSVSEKIFSSMAEKGKPVDFVLCIGDDRSDEDMFEAIGNAMSKRLLCDNALVFACTVGQKPSKAKYYLDDTTEVTSMLESLAEASEASNFSMRELDDAL; encoded by the exons ATGATTTCTAGGTCGTACACGAATTTATTAGACTTGGCATCAGGGAATTTCCCTGTCATGGGAAGGGAGCGTAGGCGGCTTCCTAGAGTAATGACAGTTCCTGGTAATGTGTCTGAGTTCGATGAAGATCAAGCATATAGTGTCTCTTCCGATAAcccttcctctgtttcctctgatCGAATGATCATTGTTGCTAACCGCCTCCCGTTGAAGGCCGAGAAACGGAATGGGAGCTGGAGTTTTAGTTGGGATCAAGATTCTTTGTATCTGCAGCTTAAGGACGGTTTGCCTGAGGATATGGAGATATTGTATGTTGGATCTTTGAGCGTTGATGTTGATTCACATGAACAAGACGACGTGGCGCAGATACTCTTGGACAAATTCAAATGTGTTCCGACGTTTTTCCCACCTGATTTGCAATCTAAATTTTACGACGGTTTCTGCAAGAGACAGCTGTGGCCACTCTTTCATTACATGCTTCCGTTTTCAGCTGATCATGGTGGAAGATTTGATAGGTCTCTTTGGGAAGCTTATGTGGCGACTAATAAGCTCTTCTTCCAGAAAGTTATCGAGGTTATCAATCCGGATGATGATTTTGTCTGGATTCATGACTACCATTTGATGGTCTTGCCGACGTTTCTGAGAAGACGGTTTAACAGGATAAGGATGGGATTTTTCCTTCACAGTCCCTTCCCCTCTTCTGAGATATACCGGTCTCTGCCTGTTCGGGAGGAGATACTTAAGGCGTTACTAAACAGTGACCTTATTGGCTTTCACACTTTCGATTATGCTCGTCACTTCCTTACTTGCTGCAGTCGGATGTTGGGTCTTGAGTACCAGTCTAAGAGAGGCTACATTGGCCTTGAGTATTACGGGAGGACTGTGGGAATCAAGATCATGCCAGTCGGGATCAACATGGGTCGGATTCAGTCTGTGATGAGATATTCAGAAGAGGAGGGTAAGGTGACGGAGCTCAGAAATCGTTTCGAAGGTAAGACTGTGTTGCTTGGTATCGATGACATGGATATTTTCAAGGGTATAAACCTGAAGCTTTTAGCAATGGAACAAATGCTGAGGCAGCACTCAAATTGGAGGGGAAGGGCCGTTCTGGTTCAAATTGTAAATCCCGCTAGGGGTAAAGGTATTGATGTAGACGAAATACGCGGTGAGATCGAAGAAAGCTGCAGGAGGATCAATGGAGAGTTTGGGAAACCTGGATATCAGCCTATCATATATATTGATACTCCGGTTTCGATTAATGAAATAAATGCCTATTACCATATTGCTGAGTGTGTAGTCGTTACAGCTGTTAGAGATG GTATGAACCTTACTCCCTACGAATATATTGTTTGTAGACAGGGTTTACTTGGATCTGAATCAGATTTTAGTGGCCCAAAGAAGAGCATGTTGGTTGCATCAGAGTTTATTGGATGTTCTCCTTCGCTTAGTGGGGCTATACGCGTAAACCCATGGAACGTTGAAGCGACTGGAGAAGCCTTAAATGAGGCCCTTTCAATGAGTGATGCTGAGAAACAGCTGCGACATGAGAAACATTTCCGGTATGTTAGTACTCACGATGTAGCTTATTGGTCAAGAAGTTTCTTGCAAGACCTAGAGAGGATATGTGTGGACCATTTCAAGAAAAGGTGTTGGGGGATGGGGATTAGTTTTGGTTTCAGAGTTGTGGCACTCGATCCTAATTTTAGAAAGCTTTCAATACCGTGCATTGTGTCGGACTACAAAAGGGCGAAAAGCAGAGCTATACTGTTGGATTATGATGGCACTCTGATGCCTCAAAACTCCATCAATAAAGCTCCAAGCCAGGAAGTTCTTAACTTCTTGGATGCACTTTGCGAGGACAAGAAGAATTCAATTTTCATTGTCAGCGGAAGAGGGAGGGAGAGCTTAGGCAAGTGGTTCACGCCGTGCAAAAACATTGGAATTGCGGCGGAACATGGATACTTCTTGAG GTGGTCAGGCAATGAAGAATGGGAAACATGTGGGCAGAACTCTGATTTTGGGTGGATGCAGATCGTGGAACCTGTAATGAAACAGTACACTGAATCTACCGATGGCTCTTCCATTGAAATCAAAGAGAGTGCTTTGGTTTGGCAATATCGGGATGCGGATCCAGGCTTTGGTTCGTTACAAGCAAAGGAAATGTTAGAGCATCTAGAGAGTGTTCTAGCTAACGAGCCAGTGGCAGTCAAAAGCGGTCACTACATTGTAGAAGTCAAGCCTCAG GGAGTCAGCAAAGGATCCGTGTCAGAAAAGATATTTTCATCAATGGCTGAAAAAGGAAAACCGGTTGATTTTGTGCTATGTATTGGAGATGACCGATCTGATGAAGACATGTTTGAAGCGATTGGTAATGCGATGTCGAAAAGGTTACTGTGTGATAATGCTCTAGTCTTTGCATGCACAGTTGGGCAAAAGCCAAGCAAGGCTAAATACTACTTGGACGATACTACTGAAGTGACAAGCATGCTTGAATCTCTAGCTGAGGCATCAGAGGCTTCAAACTTCTCTATGCGTGAACTTGATGATGCACTTTGA